A single genomic interval of Brevundimonas diminuta harbors:
- a CDS encoding flagellar basal body rod C-terminal domain-containing protein, producing MQALSIAAAGMTTAQNRFDSSARRTATAPLDNLAEETVERIQAKTAFSANAAVLRTADDMTGTLLDMLA from the coding sequence ATGCAAGCGCTTTCTATCGCCGCCGCCGGTATGACGACCGCGCAGAACCGGTTCGACAGCAGCGCGCGCCGCACCGCGACCGCGCCGTTGGACAATCTCGCCGAGGAAACCGTGGAGAGGATCCAGGCCAAGACCGCGTTCAGCGCCAACGCCGCCGTTCTGCGCACCGCCGACGACATGACCGGCACGCTGCTGGACATGCTGGCCTGA
- a CDS encoding DEAD/DEAH box helicase, whose amino-acid sequence MPFPAVHPALDRALINKGYAEPTPVQAAVLEAEHADRDLLVSAQTGSGKTVAFGLAAAPTLLGDKPIFGSGGAPLCLAIAPTRELAMQVAAELQWLYADAGAKIATCVGGMDARREARALGFGVHIVVGTPGRLKDHIDRGNLDLSELKVAVLDEADEMLDMGFREDLEHILDQAPAERRTLLFSATIARDIATLAKRYQKDAVRIDATDKTRQHADIEYRAYRIAPNEIEHAVVNTLRWFEAPRAMVFCSTRDSVRHLQSSLLERGFSSVSLSGEMGQRERTDALQSLRDGRARVCVATDVAARGLDLPDLGLVIHAELPMNRAGLLHRSGRTGRAGKKGISVMLVPHSRRRKAERLMDEAGVDAVWTGAPTFDEIRKADEDRLLSPSHFEAEVSDEDMVVAKRMIAERTPDEIAAALVRLLRKEQPAPEELSDPGSDRGPAKRDRMVRNDDGTAAQPWPGERLGADDVVWFRLNVGRNKNADPKWLIPLICRIGGISKPQIGAIRTFPEETRFEVAKTHEKAFREAVAASKDEVKITPSEAPTPGSMKASRFAGKPREDGDRPFKKTPYKRADGGEGDARPPFKKKPWAPKNDGGANPRSNASGDKPYAKKPFKAKPGFKKDGFKGKPKG is encoded by the coding sequence ATGCCCTTTCCCGCCGTCCATCCCGCGCTCGACCGCGCCCTGATCAACAAGGGCTACGCCGAACCCACTCCGGTTCAGGCCGCCGTGCTGGAGGCGGAGCATGCGGATCGCGACCTGCTGGTCTCGGCCCAGACGGGCTCGGGCAAGACCGTGGCCTTTGGTCTGGCCGCTGCGCCGACCCTGCTGGGCGACAAGCCGATCTTCGGCTCCGGCGGCGCGCCCCTGTGCCTGGCCATCGCGCCGACGCGGGAACTGGCCATGCAGGTCGCGGCCGAGCTGCAATGGCTGTACGCCGACGCCGGCGCCAAGATCGCCACCTGCGTCGGCGGCATGGATGCGCGCCGTGAAGCCCGCGCGCTGGGCTTCGGCGTCCACATCGTCGTCGGCACCCCCGGCCGCCTGAAGGACCACATCGACCGGGGCAATCTGGACCTGTCCGAGCTGAAGGTCGCAGTTCTCGATGAGGCCGACGAGATGCTGGACATGGGCTTCCGCGAGGACCTGGAGCACATCCTGGATCAGGCGCCGGCCGAACGCCGCACCCTGCTGTTCTCGGCGACCATCGCGCGCGACATCGCCACCCTGGCCAAACGCTATCAGAAGGACGCGGTCCGCATCGATGCGACCGACAAGACGCGCCAGCACGCCGACATCGAATACCGCGCGTATCGCATCGCGCCCAACGAGATCGAGCACGCGGTGGTCAACACCCTGCGCTGGTTCGAGGCGCCGCGAGCCATGGTCTTCTGCTCGACGCGCGACAGCGTGCGTCACCTGCAATCCTCCCTGCTGGAGCGCGGCTTCTCTTCCGTCAGCCTGTCGGGCGAGATGGGTCAGCGCGAGCGCACCGACGCGCTTCAGTCGCTGCGGGACGGCCGCGCCCGCGTCTGCGTCGCCACCGACGTCGCCGCGCGCGGTCTGGACCTGCCGGACCTGGGTCTCGTCATCCACGCCGAACTGCCGATGAACCGCGCCGGCCTGCTGCACCGCTCGGGCCGCACGGGCCGGGCGGGCAAGAAGGGCATCTCGGTCATGCTGGTCCCGCACTCGCGCCGTCGCAAGGCCGAGCGCCTGATGGACGAGGCCGGCGTCGACGCCGTCTGGACCGGCGCCCCGACCTTCGACGAGATCCGCAAGGCCGACGAGGACCGTCTGCTGTCGCCGTCGCACTTCGAGGCCGAGGTCTCCGACGAGGACATGGTCGTCGCCAAGCGGATGATCGCCGAACGCACCCCCGACGAGATCGCCGCCGCACTGGTGCGTCTGCTGCGCAAGGAACAGCCGGCGCCGGAAGAACTGTCCGATCCGGGTTCGGATCGCGGTCCGGCCAAGCGCGACCGCATGGTCCGCAATGATGACGGCACGGCGGCCCAACCCTGGCCAGGCGAGCGCCTTGGCGCCGACGACGTGGTCTGGTTCCGTCTGAACGTGGGCCGCAACAAGAACGCCGACCCCAAATGGCTGATCCCGCTGATCTGCCGCATCGGCGGCATTTCCAAGCCTCAGATCGGCGCCATCCGCACCTTCCCCGAGGAGACGCGTTTCGAGGTCGCCAAGACCCACGAGAAGGCTTTCCGCGAAGCCGTGGCCGCCTCCAAGGACGAGGTGAAGATCACCCCGTCGGAAGCCCCGACGCCCGGCTCGATGAAGGCCAGCCGCTTTGCCGGCAAGCCGCGCGAGGACGGCGACCGTCCCTTCAAGAAGACGCCCTACAAGCGCGCCGACGGCGGCGAGGGCGACGCCCGCCCGCCGTTCAAGAAGAAGCCCTGGGCGCCGAAGAACGACGGCGGCGCCAACCCGCGCTCGAACGCTTCGGGCGACAAGCCCTATGCCAAGAAGCCCTTCAAGGCCAAGCCGGGCTTCAAGAAGGACGGCTTCAAGGGCAAGCCCAAGGGCTGA
- a CDS encoding Mpo1-like protein — translation MSTPSAPEGRYASFEAFYPYYIHEHSNRTCRRIHVVGTFLVISAFAAFVATRNAWWLLAMPLLGYGFAWVGHFFFEKNRPATFKYPLWSLMGDFRLFFETVTGKRRF, via the coding sequence ATGAGCACGCCGTCCGCACCTGAGGGCCGTTACGCCTCGTTCGAGGCCTTCTATCCCTATTACATCCACGAGCATTCCAACCGGACGTGCCGGCGCATCCACGTCGTCGGCACCTTTCTGGTGATCTCGGCCTTCGCCGCCTTCGTGGCGACGCGGAACGCCTGGTGGCTGCTGGCCATGCCGCTGCTGGGCTACGGCTTCGCCTGGGTGGGGCATTTCTTCTTCGAAAAGAACCGGCCCGCGACCTTCAAATATCCGCTGTGGAGCCTGATGGGCGACTTTCGCCTGTTCTTCGAGACGGTGACGGGCAAGCGCCGCTTCTGA
- a CDS encoding 3D domain-containing protein, whose translation MIGASAAIAMLWAAVSSVTSGPVPYNDVVAADQVRTETPAAIVGSDEVETALNAEQAELMASDPDWRASARLYHAGGGGATGNDSLGCRPIAMRTVAVDPRVIPRRTKLFIRETVGMRLADGSIHDGYWYASDTGGAIKGQKIDLYTGTGRGSMNQAQRLNMRTLTIVDAGDFDGCPPAWTTASN comes from the coding sequence ATGATCGGCGCCTCCGCTGCTATCGCCATGCTTTGGGCTGCCGTATCGTCTGTGACGAGCGGGCCTGTCCCCTACAATGACGTCGTAGCGGCGGATCAAGTCAGGACTGAAACCCCTGCCGCCATCGTCGGTTCCGATGAAGTCGAGACCGCCCTGAACGCCGAACAGGCCGAGCTGATGGCCTCCGATCCCGACTGGCGCGCGTCGGCGCGCCTCTATCACGCAGGCGGCGGCGGCGCGACCGGCAACGATTCGCTGGGTTGCCGTCCGATCGCCATGCGCACCGTCGCGGTCGATCCCCGCGTGATCCCGCGCCGCACCAAGCTGTTCATCCGCGAAACGGTCGGCATGCGTCTGGCCGACGGTTCCATCCACGACGGCTACTGGTACGCCTCCGACACCGGCGGCGCGATCAAGGGCCAGAAGATCGACCTCTATACCGGCACCGGTCGCGGCTCGATGAACCAGGCGCAGCGCCTGAACATGCGCACCCTGACCATCGTAGATGCCGGCGATTTCGACGGTTGCCCCCCGGCCTGGACCACCGCTTCCAACTGA
- the dusA gene encoding tRNA dihydrouridine(20/20a) synthase DusA → MMDWTDRHCRAFHRALTTKALLYTEMVTAPAVLHGDRERLLGFDALEHPVALQLGGSDPAQLAEAAKVGEAFGYDEINLNVGCPSDRVQSGRFGACLMREPELVADCMAAIKAAVSVPATVKCRIGVDDQDPVVSLFATVDACAAVGIEVFVVHARKAWLKGLSPKENRDVPPLDYDLVRRLKRERPHLNISINGGISSMDAAEAHLAEVDGVKLDGVMLGRAAYHEPAILGQADRRLYGEPVEDTDAFAALARYRPYMAARLEEGVALPAMARHMLGLMHGRPGARAFRRILTVEAIKPGAGLEVLDRAVEAVREAEAKRDAAPGDWAA, encoded by the coding sequence ATGATGGACTGGACCGATCGGCATTGCCGGGCGTTCCACAGGGCGCTGACGACCAAGGCGCTGCTGTATACCGAGATGGTGACGGCGCCGGCGGTGTTGCATGGGGATCGCGAGCGGCTGCTGGGGTTCGATGCTTTGGAGCATCCGGTGGCCTTGCAGCTGGGCGGGTCGGATCCGGCCCAGCTGGCCGAGGCCGCCAAGGTCGGCGAGGCGTTCGGCTATGACGAGATCAATCTGAACGTCGGTTGCCCGTCGGACCGGGTGCAGTCGGGTCGGTTTGGCGCCTGTCTGATGCGCGAGCCCGAGTTGGTGGCCGACTGTATGGCGGCGATCAAGGCGGCCGTCAGCGTGCCCGCGACCGTCAAATGCCGCATCGGCGTGGACGATCAGGATCCGGTCGTCAGCCTGTTCGCCACGGTGGACGCCTGCGCCGCCGTCGGGATCGAGGTCTTCGTTGTCCATGCGCGCAAGGCCTGGCTGAAGGGGCTGTCGCCCAAGGAGAACCGCGACGTGCCGCCGCTGGACTATGATCTGGTGCGCCGGCTGAAGCGCGAGCGGCCGCATCTGAACATCTCGATCAATGGCGGGATCTCCTCGATGGATGCGGCCGAGGCGCATCTGGCCGAGGTCGACGGCGTGAAGCTGGACGGGGTCATGCTGGGTCGCGCCGCCTATCACGAGCCGGCCATCCTGGGTCAGGCGGATCGGCGCCTGTATGGCGAGCCGGTCGAGGACACCGACGCCTTCGCCGCGCTGGCGCGCTATCGCCCCTACATGGCCGCGCGTCTGGAGGAGGGCGTCGCCCTGCCTGCCATGGCGCGGCATATGCTGGGCCTGATGCACGGCCGGCCGGGCGCGCGGGCGTTCCGTCGCATCCTGACGGTCGAGGCGATCAAGCCCGGCGCGGGCCTGGAGGTGCTGGACCGCGCTGTTGAGGCCGTGCGCGAGGCCGAGGCGAAGCGCGATGCGGCGCCAGGCGACTGGGCGGCGTAA
- a CDS encoding efflux RND transporter permease subunit, producing the protein MLNRIIDAAVRFRWLVVGLAVVLAVLGARELLHLPIDAVPDITNRQVQITTVAPALGPEEVERQVTFPLETALAGLPGLTETRSLSRHGFSQITAVFTDATDIYFARNLVNERLQAAREDLPEGLSPSMGPVVTGLGEVYIWTLELTGPAARPGAVYVTPEGERLVTDQEKATYLRTVQDWLVAPQLKTAPGVAGVDVLGGYVKEYAVHPDPSRLAAYGVGLVQLVEALEHANRIAGAGYVNRAGEAYIVRTDARLKSLNDLAQTPILNRAGQVIRVSDVATVEIGRAPRLGSASADGRETVVGTALMLQGENSREVAHRVGERLKAIAPSLPPGVVLKPELDRTELVEATIRTVEHNLLLGALLVVAVLFFALGNVRAAIITALVIPLSFLFAASAMNRFGISANLLSLGALDFGLIVDGAVVVIENTLRRLGLKRTETGRPLTTAERLSVAAASAREMARPAAFGQAIILLVYAPLLMFEGVEGKMFGPMAATVMLALAAAFVLSFTFVPAMAALLVREPKADHEETRLTRAAKARYQPLLAHAIARPRRVLAGAGVALLAGVIAFLTLGREFVPQLDEGDVLVQALRVPSTSLEQSQAMQFQVERALKAMPEVERVFTRTGTAEVASDPMPPSISDTFVILKNRRDWPDPRLPKADLVADMEARLSTLLGNNYELTQPIEMRFNELIAGVRSDVAVMVYGDDFAAMERTAQQVALVLNGIEGAADVRVEQVSGQPTITASVDRTVAAAQGIHASDAADALAIAFAGRSAGQVNEGDRRFDVVVRLDDALRADPAVMEQLPVMPENAQSGAPTVPLSSVARFDVGEGPNQISRADGKRRMIVQANVRGRDLGGFVAEAQAKVAKQVQPPPSGWIDWGGQFENLQRASARLALIVPIVFLTIGLLLVMALRSWKDAALVFAGVPLALIGGALALALRGMPLSISAAVGFIAVSGVATLNGLVLMQAIRQRLTEGDPPAKAALYGAVSRLRAVLTTALVAVLGFVPMAFASGAGAEVQKPLATVVIGGLTTATVLTLIVLPVLAAWRADAVPD; encoded by the coding sequence ATGCTGAACCGGATCATCGACGCCGCCGTGCGTTTCCGCTGGCTGGTCGTGGGACTGGCCGTCGTCCTGGCCGTCCTGGGGGCGCGCGAACTGTTGCATCTGCCCATCGACGCCGTGCCCGACATCACCAATCGACAGGTGCAGATCACCACCGTTGCGCCGGCGCTAGGACCGGAGGAGGTCGAACGCCAGGTCACCTTCCCGCTGGAGACGGCGCTGGCGGGGCTGCCGGGCCTGACCGAGACCCGCTCCCTGTCGCGGCATGGCTTCTCGCAGATCACGGCCGTCTTCACCGACGCGACCGACATCTATTTCGCCCGCAATCTGGTCAACGAACGACTGCAAGCCGCGCGCGAGGATTTGCCAGAGGGGCTCTCGCCCTCGATGGGACCGGTCGTGACCGGTCTGGGCGAGGTCTACATCTGGACGCTGGAACTGACCGGCCCCGCCGCGCGGCCTGGGGCGGTCTATGTCACGCCCGAGGGCGAACGCCTCGTCACCGATCAGGAGAAGGCCACCTATCTGCGTACGGTTCAGGACTGGCTGGTCGCGCCCCAGCTGAAGACGGCGCCCGGCGTCGCCGGCGTCGATGTGCTGGGCGGCTATGTGAAGGAATATGCGGTCCATCCCGACCCCAGCCGACTGGCTGCCTATGGCGTCGGCCTGGTGCAACTGGTCGAGGCGCTGGAGCACGCCAACCGCATCGCCGGCGCCGGATACGTCAATCGTGCGGGCGAGGCCTATATCGTGCGCACCGACGCCCGGCTGAAGAGCCTGAACGACCTCGCCCAGACGCCGATCCTGAACCGGGCCGGCCAGGTGATCCGCGTGTCCGACGTGGCCACGGTCGAGATCGGCCGCGCTCCCCGTTTGGGATCCGCCAGCGCCGACGGCCGTGAGACAGTGGTCGGCACGGCCCTGATGCTGCAGGGCGAGAACTCGCGCGAGGTGGCGCACCGCGTCGGCGAACGGCTGAAGGCCATTGCGCCCAGCCTGCCGCCCGGCGTGGTCCTCAAGCCGGAACTAGACCGCACCGAACTGGTCGAGGCGACCATCCGTACGGTGGAGCACAATCTGTTACTCGGCGCGCTGCTGGTCGTCGCCGTGCTGTTCTTCGCCCTGGGCAACGTGCGGGCGGCGATCATCACCGCCCTGGTCATTCCGCTCAGCTTCCTGTTCGCCGCCTCGGCGATGAACCGTTTCGGCATCAGCGCCAATCTGCTCAGCCTGGGCGCGCTGGACTTCGGCCTGATCGTCGACGGCGCTGTGGTGGTGATCGAGAACACCCTGCGGCGCCTGGGCCTGAAGCGGACGGAGACGGGTCGCCCGCTGACGACCGCCGAACGGCTGTCGGTCGCCGCCGCATCGGCCCGCGAAATGGCCCGGCCGGCGGCCTTCGGCCAGGCGATCATCCTGCTGGTCTATGCGCCTTTGCTGATGTTCGAGGGGGTCGAGGGCAAGATGTTCGGCCCGATGGCCGCCACCGTCATGCTGGCGCTCGCCGCCGCCTTCGTGCTCAGCTTCACCTTCGTGCCCGCCATGGCCGCCCTGTTGGTGCGCGAGCCCAAGGCCGATCATGAGGAGACGCGGCTGACCCGCGCGGCCAAGGCGCGTTACCAGCCGCTTCTCGCACACGCCATCGCCCGACCACGACGCGTCTTGGCCGGCGCGGGCGTCGCCTTGCTGGCCGGCGTGATCGCCTTTTTGACCCTGGGGCGGGAGTTCGTGCCGCAACTGGATGAGGGCGACGTGCTGGTCCAGGCCCTGCGCGTGCCCTCGACCTCGCTGGAACAGAGCCAGGCGATGCAGTTCCAAGTCGAACGCGCCTTGAAGGCCATGCCCGAGGTCGAGCGCGTCTTCACCCGCACCGGCACCGCCGAGGTCGCATCGGACCCCATGCCGCCGTCGATCTCGGACACCTTCGTCATCCTGAAAAATCGCCGCGACTGGCCCGATCCGCGACTGCCGAAAGCCGATCTGGTTGCCGACATGGAGGCGCGGCTCTCGACCCTACTGGGCAACAACTACGAGTTGACCCAGCCCATTGAAATGCGGTTCAACGAACTGATCGCGGGTGTGCGTTCGGATGTGGCGGTCATGGTCTATGGCGACGATTTCGCCGCCATGGAGCGCACGGCCCAGCAGGTGGCGCTCGTCCTGAACGGCATCGAAGGCGCGGCGGACGTGCGGGTCGAACAGGTTTCGGGTCAGCCGACCATCACCGCCAGCGTGGATCGCACGGTGGCGGCGGCGCAAGGGATCCATGCCTCCGACGCGGCGGACGCCCTGGCCATCGCCTTCGCCGGCCGCTCGGCTGGTCAGGTCAATGAGGGCGACCGGCGCTTCGATGTCGTCGTGCGGCTGGATGACGCCCTGCGCGCCGATCCGGCTGTCATGGAACAGCTGCCGGTCATGCCCGAGAACGCTCAGTCCGGGGCGCCGACCGTGCCCTTGTCCTCGGTCGCGCGTTTCGACGTCGGCGAAGGGCCGAACCAGATCAGCCGCGCCGACGGCAAGCGCCGCATGATTGTTCAGGCCAATGTCCGGGGACGCGACCTGGGCGGCTTCGTCGCCGAGGCGCAAGCCAAGGTCGCCAAACAGGTCCAGCCTCCGCCATCCGGCTGGATCGATTGGGGCGGTCAGTTCGAGAACCTGCAACGCGCCTCGGCCCGTCTGGCGCTGATCGTGCCGATCGTCTTCCTGACCATCGGCCTGCTGCTGGTAATGGCGCTGCGATCGTGGAAGGACGCGGCCCTGGTGTTCGCGGGCGTGCCGCTGGCCCTGATTGGCGGGGCGCTGGCGCTGGCGCTGCGCGGGATGCCGCTGTCGATCAGCGCGGCCGTCGGCTTCATCGCCGTCTCGGGCGTAGCGACGCTGAACGGCCTGGTGCTGATGCAGGCCATCCGCCAACGCCTGACCGAGGGCGACCCGCCGGCCAAGGCGGCGCTCTACGGCGCCGTCAGCCGTCTGCGCGCCGTCCTGACCACGGCCCTGGTCGCCGTCCTCGGCTTCGTGCCCATGGCGTTCGCCTCAGGCGCAGGCGCCGAGGTGCAAAAACCTCTGGCCACAGTCGTCATCGGCGGCCTGACCACCGCAACGGTCCTCACCCTGATCGTCCTGCCCGTGCTCGCGGCATGGAGAGCAGATGCGGTTCCCGACTGA
- a CDS encoding efflux RND transporter periplasmic adaptor subunit: MISKTYWLMTCAAVVVALGAGFGAARILDRPPAEAEHAEAGHAEDEAAKAAFVALTPQEAAQAGVSVVAVQRGGGAELKLPGRVAFAPGAEAAVDAPLGGAVVRVHVGLGDRVAAGAPLITVRSPDGAASRADADAAGATVQAARAAERRDRTLFEQGWVSQARLDVTAAETRRAEAQHRAARARVGAFGAPGADGLTVVRSPIAGVVTRLSASPGQVLHEEALQVAAVTDPGRVELVFEAPPAAAAILKVGDRLESTVAGSRVISGVVVAIAPANANGVVVVRARPAGETPPAGSVVSARVSAGAASGTPVVPIDAVQTIEGAPCVFVQEDGGFRARPVVTGRTSDGRIEIVSGLTGTERIAGVGAFLLKAELAKGEAEHGH, translated from the coding sequence ATGATTTCGAAGACATACTGGCTGATGACCTGCGCGGCCGTGGTCGTCGCCCTGGGCGCGGGATTCGGCGCCGCGCGCATTCTGGACCGCCCGCCGGCGGAGGCCGAACACGCCGAGGCGGGCCACGCCGAAGACGAAGCCGCCAAGGCGGCCTTCGTCGCCCTGACGCCGCAGGAGGCCGCGCAAGCCGGGGTGTCGGTCGTCGCCGTGCAGCGCGGCGGCGGCGCCGAACTGAAACTGCCGGGCCGCGTCGCCTTTGCACCCGGCGCCGAGGCTGCGGTGGATGCGCCGCTGGGCGGCGCCGTGGTGCGCGTCCATGTCGGCCTGGGCGATCGCGTGGCGGCCGGTGCGCCGCTGATCACCGTGCGCAGTCCGGACGGCGCCGCCTCCCGCGCCGACGCCGACGCGGCGGGTGCGACGGTCCAGGCCGCGCGCGCCGCCGAACGGCGCGATCGCACCCTGTTCGAACAGGGCTGGGTCTCACAGGCGCGCCTGGACGTCACGGCCGCCGAGACCCGTCGTGCGGAGGCGCAACACCGCGCCGCCCGCGCCCGCGTCGGCGCATTCGGCGCGCCCGGAGCGGACGGGCTGACGGTGGTGCGCAGCCCCATCGCGGGCGTCGTCACCCGCCTGAGCGCGTCGCCGGGTCAGGTGCTGCACGAGGAGGCCTTGCAGGTCGCCGCCGTCACCGATCCCGGCCGTGTCGAACTGGTGTTCGAGGCGCCGCCCGCCGCCGCTGCGATCCTGAAGGTGGGCGACAGGCTGGAAAGCACGGTCGCCGGATCGCGCGTCATTTCCGGCGTCGTCGTCGCCATCGCCCCGGCCAATGCGAACGGGGTCGTCGTGGTTCGCGCCCGTCCTGCTGGTGAGACGCCCCCGGCGGGGTCGGTCGTCTCCGCCCGCGTTTCCGCCGGCGCAGCGTCAGGAACACCTGTCGTGCCGATCGACGCGGTGCAGACCATAGAGGGCGCGCCGTGCGTCTTCGTTCAGGAGGACGGCGGGTTCCGGGCGCGCCCGGTCGTGACCGGACGAACCTCGGACGGCCGGATAGAGATCGTGTCCGGCCTGACCGGGACCGAGCGTATCGCCGGCGTCGGCGCCTTCCTGCTCAAGGCCGAACTGGCCAAGGGCGAAGCCGAGCACGGACATTGA